A region from the uncultured Sunxiuqinia sp. genome encodes:
- the recR gene encoding recombination mediator RecR: MITEKFPSRLLENAVNEFAKLPGIGRKTSLRLVLHLLKQEKSEVELFGNSLIQLRTEIKHCKVCYNISDSETCNICSNPNRNPEEVCIVENIKDVMAIENTQQFSGLYHVLGGIISPMDGIGPSDLEIKSLIERVKSGEVKEVVLALSTTMEGDTTNFYIYKKLKDLNVKISTLARGVSIGDELEYADEITLGRSIKNRLDFESTLSQ; this comes from the coding sequence ATGATTACGGAAAAGTTTCCTTCCCGCTTATTAGAAAATGCTGTCAACGAATTTGCCAAACTTCCGGGTATTGGTCGTAAAACGTCTTTGCGATTAGTCCTGCATTTGTTGAAGCAGGAAAAATCGGAGGTTGAATTGTTTGGGAATAGTTTAATTCAACTACGAACCGAGATTAAACACTGCAAAGTATGTTACAATATCTCCGACTCCGAGACTTGTAATATATGTAGCAATCCCAATCGTAATCCTGAGGAAGTCTGCATTGTGGAAAATATTAAAGATGTGATGGCCATCGAAAATACGCAGCAATTTTCGGGACTCTATCACGTACTCGGAGGAATTATTTCGCCAATGGACGGAATTGGCCCATCTGACTTGGAAATCAAATCATTAATTGAGCGAGTGAAAAGTGGAGAGGTAAAGGAGGTCGTTCTGGCATTGAGTACCACCATGGAGGGAGACACAACAAATTTTTATATTTATAAGAAATTGAAAGATCTGAACGTTAAGATATCAACATTAGCGCGTGGCGTATCGATTGGAGATGAATTGGAATACGCTGATGAAATAACACTAGGCAGATCCATTAAAAACCGCCTTGACTTTGAAAGTACATTATCGCAATAA
- a CDS encoding glycosyltransferase, whose amino-acid sequence MKLSVVIVNYNVKYFLEQCLHAALKASKNIDAEIFVVDNNSVDGSCQMVREKFPEIKLIENQHNKGFSMANNQAIYLSKGEYVLLLNPDTIVEEDSFIKCIQFMDEHQEAGGLGVKMIDGKGRFLPESKRGLPTPLVAFYKIFGLSRLFSKSKRFARYHMGHLDKEQTHEVEVLAGAYMFLRKSTLDKVGLLDEDYFMYGEDIDLSYRITQGGYKNYYFADTTIIHYKGESTKKGSINYVKIFYQAMVIFARKHFSKGRADLFSVLINLAIYFRAFLAIVTRFAKSIFLPIVDALVIYGGFLWLLPYWERFKFEPGYYPTRFMNTIVPIYILIWIVNIWMSGGYQKPIKILNIFKGLFWGSITILVFHSLVDESLRFSRALILLGSAWAFVSLLSYRYILSHSKSKRVQFDRNRKKRVILIANEEEASRINQLIDQSNMKINVIGLVQPTESHVAKGFLGNLSQLNEVISIHKIEELIFSANDLPSREIINIMLKLSRLNIEYKIAPPESLSIIGSSSIDTAGELYVVHLNAITKENNQRNKRLLDLMLSLILLVTFPLTCWSVKKKPGFLKNILTILFGTKTWVGFSGNEETKSSLPKIKKGVLSPADKFEHEISEEKKLEIDMIYAKNYSILQDVDIIWHAWKNLGR is encoded by the coding sequence ATGAAGCTCTCAGTCGTAATTGTCAATTACAATGTAAAATACTTTTTAGAACAGTGTCTGCATGCTGCTCTAAAAGCATCCAAAAATATAGATGCTGAGATTTTTGTTGTGGACAACAATTCCGTTGACGGTTCGTGCCAAATGGTTCGGGAAAAATTCCCCGAGATAAAACTAATTGAAAACCAACATAATAAAGGCTTTTCAATGGCCAACAACCAAGCCATCTATTTGTCGAAAGGTGAATATGTCTTGTTGCTCAATCCCGATACAATTGTTGAGGAAGACAGCTTCATCAAGTGTATTCAATTTATGGATGAACACCAGGAAGCCGGAGGTTTGGGCGTAAAGATGATAGACGGAAAGGGCCGTTTTCTACCTGAATCGAAACGAGGACTTCCAACGCCTCTTGTTGCATTTTATAAGATTTTTGGCCTATCGCGTCTTTTCAGTAAATCGAAGCGATTTGCCCGTTACCACATGGGCCATTTGGACAAAGAGCAAACCCATGAAGTAGAAGTTTTAGCCGGCGCCTACATGTTCCTGCGAAAATCAACTTTGGATAAGGTTGGCCTGCTCGATGAAGATTACTTTATGTACGGAGAAGATATTGACTTGTCGTATCGTATTACCCAAGGTGGCTATAAAAATTACTATTTTGCCGATACCACAATCATTCATTACAAAGGAGAAAGCACAAAAAAAGGCAGTATCAACTATGTCAAAATTTTTTATCAGGCAATGGTTATTTTTGCCCGTAAACATTTTTCGAAAGGACGAGCTGATTTATTCTCTGTTTTAATTAATCTGGCGATTTATTTCCGAGCTTTTTTAGCCATTGTTACTCGATTTGCTAAAAGCATCTTCCTCCCAATTGTTGACGCGCTAGTCATTTACGGCGGTTTTTTATGGCTTCTCCCCTATTGGGAACGCTTCAAATTTGAACCGGGTTATTATCCTACCCGGTTTATGAATACAATCGTTCCGATTTACATTCTGATCTGGATCGTAAACATTTGGATGTCGGGAGGCTATCAAAAACCGATCAAGATCCTCAATATTTTTAAAGGTTTGTTTTGGGGCAGCATCACCATTTTAGTTTTTCATTCGCTGGTCGACGAAAGCTTACGCTTTTCGCGGGCATTGATATTGCTAGGTTCTGCATGGGCTTTTGTAAGCCTTTTGAGCTACCGATATATTCTAAGCCATAGCAAGTCGAAACGAGTTCAGTTTGATCGAAACCGAAAGAAACGTGTCATATTGATTGCCAACGAAGAAGAGGCCTCCAGAATCAATCAATTAATCGATCAGTCGAATATGAAGATCAACGTTATTGGATTGGTTCAACCAACAGAAAGTCATGTAGCAAAGGGATTTCTGGGAAATCTCAGTCAACTAAACGAAGTGATCAGTATTCATAAAATAGAAGAGCTTATTTTCAGCGCCAATGATCTTCCATCCAGAGAAATCATCAACATCATGCTTAAGCTCAGTCGGCTAAATATCGAATACAAAATCGCTCCACCTGAAAGTTTATCAATCATTGGAAGCAGTTCAATTGACACAGCAGGCGAGCTCTACGTGGTTCACCTAAACGCAATTACGAAAGAAAACAACCAACGAAACAAGAGACTCCTCGACCTTATGCTCAGTTTAATTTTACTGGTTACTTTTCCGCTTACGTGCTGGTCAGTCAAGAAAAAACCGGGTTTTCTAAAAAATATTTTGACCATTCTATTTGGCACAAAAACATGGGTTGGGTTCTCCGGTAATGAAGAGACGAAATCTAGCCTTCCTAAAATAAAGAAAGGAGTGCTTTCGCCAGCTGACAAATTTGAACATGAGATTAGCGAAGAAAAAAAATTAGAAATTGATATGATATACGCCAAAAATTACAGCATCTTGCAAGATGTAGATATTATTTGGCATGCCTGGAAAAACCTTGGACGATGA
- a CDS encoding GNAT family N-acetyltransferase codes for MTLNKLEHGNIRFRPLEPEDLELIYQWENDPEIWQVSNTLVPFSRYILKQYIEESHKDIFETRQLRLIIEDITQNAVGAIDLFDFDPYHQRAGIGILIYNKKDRGKGLASDALRLLASYARDVIGLHQLYANITVDNQTSIRLFKKVGFLLVGTKKDWIKTADGRLDEDLYQLIL; via the coding sequence ATGACATTAAACAAGCTTGAACACGGAAATATTCGCTTTCGACCTTTGGAGCCTGAAGATCTGGAATTGATTTATCAATGGGAAAATGATCCGGAAATTTGGCAAGTGAGCAACACGTTGGTTCCATTTTCAAGATATATTTTGAAACAGTATATTGAGGAATCTCACAAGGACATTTTTGAAACTAGGCAGCTTCGACTCATTATTGAAGATATAACACAAAATGCTGTTGGTGCTATTGATCTCTTTGACTTTGATCCATATCATCAGCGAGCCGGTATCGGAATCTTGATTTATAATAAAAAAGACCGAGGCAAAGGACTCGCATCTGACGCTCTTCGACTACTGGCATCATACGCCCGCGATGTAATAGGACTACACCAGCTGTACGCTAATATTACGGTAGACAACCAAACGAGTATTCGTCTGTTTAAAAAAGTCGGGTTTCTGCTTGTCGGAACTAAAAAAGACTGGATAAAAACTGCAGACGGCAGACTAGATGAGGACTTGTACCAATTGATCTTATAA
- a CDS encoding type I restriction enzyme HsdR N-terminal domain-containing protein — protein sequence MFAELNLPTYSFRFQDQDGKKLIFDELRKKMIVLTPEEWVRQNFIRYLVDAKGFPTSLMAIETGLKLNGNQFRADLLVYNRQGKPMLIVEFKAPSVKITQQTFDQITRYNMTFQVPYLIVSNGLCHYCCSVDIEKKSYSFLKDIPDFKQL from the coding sequence ATGTTTGCTGAACTAAATTTACCAACATATTCTTTTCGTTTTCAAGATCAGGATGGCAAAAAGCTCATTTTTGATGAGTTACGAAAAAAAATGATTGTGCTGACTCCTGAAGAATGGGTTCGTCAGAATTTTATCAGGTATTTAGTTGATGCAAAAGGTTTTCCCACCTCATTAATGGCGATCGAAACTGGGTTAAAACTAAACGGGAATCAATTTCGAGCTGATTTGTTGGTATACAATCGCCAGGGGAAGCCGATGCTGATCGTTGAATTCAAAGCTCCATCGGTGAAAATTACTCAGCAAACATTTGACCAAATTACTCGATACAATATGACTTTTCAGGTTCCGTATTTAATCGTTTCCAACGGATTGTGTCACTATTGCTGTTCTGTTGATATTGAAAAGAAGTCTTATTCTTTTTTGAAAGATATTCCTGATTTTAAGCAGTTATAA
- a CDS encoding AMP nucleosidase, whose protein sequence is MKTKKEIVDNWLPRYTGRDLKDFAGYILLTNFQLYVELFAEKFNVPIVGINQNMPNASNGDITIINFGMGSPNAATIMDLLSAIKPKGVLFLGKCGGLKRKNKLGDLILPIAAIRSDGTSDDYLPPEIPALPAFSMQRAVSTAIRENRINYWTGVVYTTNKRVWEYDARFKKYLYKTRAMAIDMETATIFTVGFANQIPTGALLLVSDQPMISTGIKTVASDKKVTSDYVQNHVKVGIEALMEIKNNGRSVKHLRF, encoded by the coding sequence ATGAAAACAAAAAAGGAAATTGTAGACAATTGGTTACCACGTTATACCGGGCGAGATTTGAAAGATTTTGCCGGATACATCTTACTGACCAATTTTCAACTCTATGTTGAACTTTTTGCTGAAAAATTTAATGTGCCAATTGTGGGGATCAATCAAAATATGCCTAATGCATCAAACGGTGATATCACAATCATCAATTTTGGAATGGGAAGCCCCAATGCAGCCACGATAATGGATTTACTGAGTGCTATCAAACCCAAAGGGGTTTTATTCCTTGGAAAATGTGGAGGCCTGAAACGAAAAAACAAACTGGGCGATTTAATTTTGCCAATTGCCGCAATTCGAAGCGATGGTACTTCGGATGATTATTTACCACCTGAAATACCGGCACTGCCGGCTTTTAGTATGCAACGAGCTGTTTCTACAGCTATTCGAGAAAACCGAATTAATTACTGGACCGGAGTTGTTTACACAACCAACAAACGGGTTTGGGAGTACGATGCCCGGTTTAAAAAATATCTTTACAAAACCCGAGCAATGGCTATTGATATGGAAACTGCTACTATCTTTACAGTCGGTTTTGCCAATCAAATCCCAACCGGAGCCTTATTATTGGTGTCTGATCAACCGATGATTTCAACCGGGATTAAGACCGTAGCCAGCGACAAAAAGGTTACTTCTGACTATGTGCAAAACCATGTAAAAGTAGGAATTGAAGCTCTTATGGAGATCAAAAACAATGGCCGATCAGTAAAACACTTACGATTTTAA
- the holA gene encoding DNA polymerase III subunit delta, translating into MNYEDILANLKKKIYHPVYFLMGEESYFIDQITDYISKNVLTEAEKGFNQHTLYGKDTDVDTIITHARRFPMMANHQVVIIKEAQNIKKIEDLDAYIKAPLKSTILVINYKYKTIDKRKSFAKQLRKTSVLFESKKIYDNQLPSWINSYLSAHEYSIAPQASAMLAEYLGTNLSKVSNELDKLIISLPKGTKITPDHIEKNIGISKDYNIFELQNALGEKDILKTNQIINYFAANPATSPIPRTISSLYYYFMKILTYHFLTDKSPNAIASALQVNPYFVRSYTAAAKVYNPKKLVAIMEILREYDMKSKGFGNVSTSAGDLQKEMIYKILH; encoded by the coding sequence ATGAATTACGAAGATATTTTAGCCAATCTTAAAAAGAAAATTTATCATCCTGTCTATTTTTTAATGGGGGAAGAAAGTTATTTCATTGACCAGATAACAGACTACATCAGTAAAAACGTGCTCACTGAAGCTGAAAAAGGGTTCAACCAGCATACTTTATATGGAAAAGATACTGATGTGGACACCATCATCACCCACGCCAGACGCTTTCCAATGATGGCCAATCACCAAGTAGTTATTATAAAAGAGGCCCAGAATATTAAAAAGATTGAAGATCTGGACGCATACATCAAAGCTCCGTTAAAATCTACTATTCTGGTTATCAATTATAAATACAAAACCATTGATAAACGGAAAAGCTTTGCTAAGCAACTCAGGAAAACATCAGTTCTTTTCGAATCAAAAAAAATATACGACAATCAGTTACCAAGCTGGATAAATAGTTACTTGTCAGCTCATGAATACTCCATTGCCCCCCAGGCTTCTGCAATGCTTGCTGAATATCTGGGAACTAATCTAAGCAAAGTCTCCAACGAACTCGACAAGCTGATTATTAGCCTTCCGAAGGGAACCAAAATAACACCCGACCATATTGAAAAGAATATTGGCATCAGTAAAGACTACAATATTTTTGAGCTGCAAAATGCGTTGGGTGAAAAAGACATTTTAAAAACCAATCAAATCATTAACTACTTTGCTGCAAATCCGGCAACCAGTCCTATTCCACGAACGATTTCAAGCTTGTATTACTATTTCATGAAAATACTGACTTATCATTTTTTAACCGACAAGTCCCCCAACGCCATTGCATCTGCCTTGCAGGTAAACCCTTATTTTGTGCGTTCCTATACGGCAGCAGCTAAGGTTTACAACCCTAAAAAGTTAGTAGCCATTATGGAAATCCTCCGTGAATATGATATGAAATCAAAAGGATTTGGCAACGTTTCGACTTCGGCTGGAGATCTTCAAAAAGAAATGATTTATAAAATACTACATTAG
- a CDS encoding rhomboid family intramembrane serine protease, translating to MTLLIVAITAVVSILAFNRPDMMDKFQFNASKVVHKNEYYRLVSHGFVHANWEHLIVNMIVLFSFGRAVENYFTYGFEKMASVYFLILYFGGMIISNAYALYKHRNNYYYNAVGASGAVSAVLFAAIFFEPWDKVYFFGIVPVPGIVFAGLYLAYSYYMGRKESDNVAHDAHFLGAVFGFVFPILLNARLLERFMDKLFMLI from the coding sequence ATGACATTATTAATCGTTGCAATTACTGCCGTTGTTTCCATCTTAGCTTTTAACCGTCCTGACATGATGGACAAGTTCCAATTTAATGCCAGCAAAGTCGTGCATAAAAATGAGTACTATCGCTTGGTTTCGCATGGTTTTGTGCATGCTAACTGGGAGCATCTCATTGTCAATATGATTGTCCTGTTTTCGTTTGGTCGCGCTGTTGAAAACTATTTTACATACGGTTTTGAAAAAATGGCCAGTGTTTATTTCCTCATTTTATATTTCGGGGGAATGATCATCTCAAATGCGTATGCGTTGTACAAACACCGAAACAATTACTACTACAACGCGGTTGGTGCATCAGGTGCAGTATCCGCTGTTTTATTTGCAGCCATATTCTTTGAACCATGGGATAAAGTTTATTTTTTCGGAATTGTGCCTGTTCCCGGAATTGTATTTGCCGGACTCTACCTCGCATATTCTTATTATATGGGTAGAAAAGAAAGTGATAATGTTGCCCACGATGCGCACTTTCTAGGAGCTGTTTTTGGCTTTGTTTTTCCAATCTTATTAAACGCCCGATTACTAGAACGCTTTATGGACAAGCTTTTTATGTTGATTTAA
- a CDS encoding HAD-IIIA family hydrolase, translating into MKAIFFDRDGVLIDNSKHYYIYRVKDIEFVDGVFENLKLLKSQGFSFFIVTNQGGIAKKQYGHEEVNQVHQYLKDEFEKYDISFKDIYYCPHHHTIEACICRKPSSLMIEKLMAKYEIASENALFIGDQDSDMQAAQSSGIKGIKVTPNDNMISFIQELLSP; encoded by the coding sequence ATGAAAGCTATTTTCTTTGATCGTGACGGAGTGTTGATCGACAATTCAAAACACTATTACATTTACCGTGTAAAGGATATTGAATTTGTTGATGGTGTTTTTGAGAATTTAAAACTGCTCAAATCTCAGGGCTTTTCATTTTTCATTGTCACCAACCAGGGAGGAATTGCTAAAAAACAATACGGACACGAGGAAGTTAACCAAGTACATCAGTATTTAAAAGATGAATTTGAGAAGTATGATATTTCTTTCAAAGACATTTATTATTGTCCGCATCATCATACGATTGAAGCTTGCATTTGCCGAAAACCATCATCTCTGATGATTGAAAAGTTAATGGCAAAATACGAAATCGCATCTGAAAACGCCCTGTTTATTGGCGATCAGGATTCTGACATGCAAGCTGCTCAATCGTCCGGAATCAAAGGAATTAAAGTTACACCAAACGATAATATGATTTCTTTTATACAAGAATTACTCAGCCCATGA
- a CDS encoding aminotransferase class IV has product MKTNFLLNNGQFEQANEKVFPIDFFENILFCQQVRSVRDQLPFWNEHLQLIELKLRLLGANPAPFLHNKGKELKRQIERTLTKNKFFKSSHIKLYLTRENETIGYVIQANPIESTSFTLNTVGLSINIFEKAPKDFSLLSSLDFGSMPIWKIAKAEKLKTDYDELLLINSKQAILEAPGKNIYVIIDNQIFTPSPTCGAYIDPVQSAIGKTLEISGMGLTTTGDLREEDLLNADEVFVANSLSGIEWVKAFKQKRYFNKKVKIIQKEFNRLLLV; this is encoded by the coding sequence ATGAAAACTAATTTCCTGCTGAATAATGGTCAATTTGAACAAGCTAACGAAAAGGTATTTCCAATCGACTTTTTTGAGAATATTTTGTTTTGCCAGCAAGTCCGTTCAGTGAGAGACCAGCTGCCATTTTGGAATGAACACCTCCAATTAATTGAACTAAAACTCCGCTTACTAGGTGCAAATCCGGCTCCCTTTCTTCATAATAAAGGCAAAGAGCTAAAAAGACAAATAGAACGAACCCTCACAAAAAATAAGTTTTTCAAAAGCAGTCATATCAAACTTTATCTTACACGTGAAAACGAGACAATCGGCTATGTTATTCAAGCAAATCCCATTGAATCAACAAGCTTTACTCTCAACACCGTTGGTCTTAGTATAAACATCTTCGAAAAAGCTCCTAAAGACTTTTCTTTGTTATCGTCGCTGGATTTTGGATCTATGCCCATTTGGAAGATTGCAAAAGCTGAAAAACTAAAAACCGACTATGATGAGCTATTGCTGATTAACAGCAAGCAGGCGATCTTGGAGGCTCCCGGAAAAAACATCTACGTTATCATTGACAATCAGATTTTTACTCCATCCCCTACATGCGGAGCTTACATTGATCCGGTTCAATCAGCAATAGGTAAAACATTAGAAATTTCAGGAATGGGATTGACGACTACAGGAGATTTGCGAGAAGAAGATCTATTAAATGCAGATGAAGTTTTTGTTGCAAATTCGCTGAGCGGAATAGAGTGGGTCAAAGCGTTCAAACAAAAACGATATTTCAATAAAAAGGTAAAGATTATTCAAAAGGAATTCAACCGGCTCTTGCTAGTTTAA
- a CDS encoding YqgE/AlgH family protein gives MNLNLNLFKIETNHVAPSKGRMLIAEPFLPGSYFNRSIVLLVAHGEKGAVGFILNKKIEYPVNEIMGDFPDFEAHVCIGGPVSTDTLYFLHSLGSLIPGSVHVKDNLYWGGDFDEVKKLISEGLILPNQIRFFLGYSGWDDGQLEDEINENSWLVSEINDEFVMMDRQTKSMWVQAVRDIGGKYSLWEHFPENPSLN, from the coding sequence ATGAACTTGAATCTCAATTTGTTTAAAATAGAAACGAATCATGTTGCACCTTCTAAAGGTCGGATGTTGATTGCTGAGCCCTTTTTGCCGGGCAGTTATTTTAACCGTTCGATTGTTCTATTGGTTGCTCATGGCGAAAAGGGGGCTGTTGGTTTTATTCTGAATAAAAAAATAGAATATCCGGTAAATGAAATCATGGGAGATTTTCCTGATTTTGAGGCGCATGTGTGTATTGGAGGCCCGGTAAGTACCGACACTTTATATTTCCTACACTCATTAGGTTCGCTGATTCCTGGTAGTGTACATGTAAAGGATAATCTATACTGGGGTGGCGACTTTGATGAGGTGAAGAAGCTGATTAGTGAGGGATTGATTCTTCCAAATCAAATACGTTTCTTTTTAGGGTATTCCGGTTGGGATGATGGTCAATTAGAAGATGAGATCAATGAAAATTCATGGTTGGTTTCCGAAATTAACGATGAATTTGTCATGATGGATCGACAAACTAAAAGTATGTGGGTGCAGGCTGTTCGCGATATTGGTGGCAAGTACTCACTATGGGAGCATTTTCCCGAAAATCCTTCATTAAACTAG
- a CDS encoding septum formation initiator family protein, translating into MNKMIAIVWSKLRTKYGIVLAIFVLWVGFFDEHSLLQHFQNKRKLARYTEQEAYLKNKIVSDKRKIHELQTNQTNLEKFAREEFLMKKENEDVYVVVEED; encoded by the coding sequence ATGAATAAAATGATTGCAATCGTCTGGTCTAAACTTCGAACAAAATATGGTATTGTATTGGCCATATTTGTATTGTGGGTTGGTTTTTTTGATGAACACAGTTTGTTGCAACATTTTCAGAATAAAAGAAAACTAGCCCGGTACACAGAGCAGGAAGCTTATTTGAAAAATAAAATAGTTTCAGATAAACGCAAGATTCATGAGCTTCAAACCAACCAAACCAATCTCGAAAAATTTGCCCGGGAAGAATTTCTGATGAAAAAAGAAAACGAAGATGTCTATGTAGTTGTTGAGGAGGACTAG
- the pruA gene encoding L-glutamate gamma-semialdehyde dehydrogenase produces MAKGFFNIPHVKNEPVKSFAPGSPERVSLKAKLKELKSVEVELPMIIGGKEVTTNRRMRISPPHDFKHTLGYYYQGDASHVQMAIESALEAREKWAALSWQHRASIFLKAADLLAGPYRDKINAATMLGQSKNAYQSEIDAACELADFFRFGVKCMTDIYKMQPESASGIWNYSEFRPLEGFVFALTPFNFTSIAGNLPAAPAMMGNVAVWKPSKTAVYSAAVIMEIFKEAGLPDGVINIVYVSGPVAAETVFAHPDFAGIHFTGSTGVFQSIWKTIGENIYKYKSYPRIVGETGGKDFIFADSTVDRQALAIAMVRGAFEYQGQKCSAASRCYVPASIWDDVKERVGKALSTIKMGSPEDFTNFVNAVIDESSFDKLSGYIDRAKEDEDAEVIFGGNHDKSVGYFIEPTVILAKKPDYVTMVDELFGPVLTVYVYEDEKMEETLTILDNTSIYALTGAVMSQDRYNIEKITKRLENAAGNFYINDKPTGAVVGQQPFGGARGSGTDDKAGSVFNFLRWVSIRTIKENFVPPHDYMYPSFLPDNK; encoded by the coding sequence ATGGCAAAAGGTTTTTTTAATATTCCGCATGTAAAGAATGAACCGGTAAAAAGTTTCGCTCCCGGATCACCCGAAAGAGTATCGCTTAAAGCTAAGCTTAAGGAATTGAAAAGTGTGGAAGTTGAGCTACCTATGATTATTGGAGGAAAGGAAGTTACAACTAATAGGCGAATGAGAATTTCTCCACCACATGATTTTAAACATACCTTGGGTTATTACTATCAAGGCGATGCGTCGCATGTTCAAATGGCTATTGAGTCGGCTCTTGAAGCACGCGAAAAGTGGGCTGCCTTGAGTTGGCAACATCGGGCATCAATATTTTTGAAAGCTGCTGATTTGCTGGCTGGACCATACCGTGATAAAATTAACGCCGCGACTATGCTTGGTCAGTCGAAAAATGCCTACCAATCTGAAATTGATGCTGCGTGCGAATTGGCTGATTTCTTCAGGTTTGGAGTAAAGTGCATGACTGATATTTATAAAATGCAACCGGAATCGGCGTCGGGAATCTGGAACTACAGTGAGTTCCGTCCGTTGGAAGGTTTTGTATTTGCATTGACTCCATTTAATTTTACCTCAATTGCCGGAAACCTTCCTGCTGCGCCCGCAATGATGGGGAACGTTGCTGTGTGGAAGCCTTCAAAAACAGCTGTTTATTCGGCTGCTGTAATCATGGAAATTTTCAAGGAAGCGGGATTGCCTGACGGAGTAATTAATATTGTTTATGTTTCCGGACCTGTTGCTGCCGAAACCGTTTTTGCTCATCCTGATTTTGCAGGTATCCACTTTACCGGATCAACCGGCGTATTCCAAAGCATTTGGAAAACAATAGGTGAAAATATTTATAAGTATAAATCATATCCTCGTATTGTTGGCGAGACTGGTGGTAAGGATTTCATTTTTGCCGATAGTACGGTTGATCGTCAGGCATTGGCAATTGCGATGGTGCGCGGTGCTTTCGAATATCAGGGGCAAAAGTGTTCGGCAGCTTCTCGCTGCTATGTGCCTGCAAGTATTTGGGACGATGTTAAAGAACGTGTAGGAAAGGCTTTGTCGACGATAAAAATGGGTTCTCCCGAAGATTTCACCAATTTTGTAAATGCAGTGATCGATGAAAGCTCATTTGATAAGCTTTCGGGATACATCGATCGTGCTAAAGAGGACGAGGATGCTGAAGTTATTTTTGGTGGAAATCATGATAAGTCGGTGGGGTACTTTATTGAACCAACCGTAATTTTAGCTAAAAAGCCGGATTATGTGACCATGGTTGATGAATTGTTTGGGCCGGTGTTGACGGTCTATGTTTACGAAGATGAAAAAATGGAAGAAACGCTTACCATTTTAGATAATACTTCGATCTATGCATTAACCGGAGCTGTGATGTCGCAAGACCGTTACAATATTGAAAAGATAACCAAGCGTTTGGAAAATGCTGCCGGAAACTTTTATATTAACGATAAACCAACAGGCGCAGTTGTGGGGCAGCAGCCATTTGGAGGCGCAAGAGGTTCCGGCACTGATGATAAAGCAGGTTCTGTCTTTAATTTCTTGAGATGGGTGTCTATTCGCACCATCAAAGAAAATTTTGTACCACCTCATGATTATATGTATCCGAGCTTTTTGCCAGATAATAAATAA